TGGCCACATACGAGGCGAACGTGCTCCCGGAGCTCAAGCAGCGCATCATCGAAGCCACGGAAGAGGACACGCGCGTCACGCGCCTCTACTCAGGCAAGACGATGCGCAACATCAACAACCCGCTGATCGAGTACTGGGAGGAGTCGGGTCTGCAGGCGCTACCCATGGGCATGCAGGGCATCGTCTCCGGCCGGGTGACAGCGGCGGCGCGGGCGTCTGGCAAGCCGGAGTTGATGATGAACCCGGCCGGCCAGATCAGCGGCATGCTGACGAAGATCCGGCCCGCGCGCGAGGTCCTGGAAGAGATGGTGGAGGGCGCGGTCAGGGTGCTGTCCGAGCTTTCGTCCAGCCGCGTCATCATTTCCGTTTAGGATGCAGCGCCAGTACTCTCCCCCGGCGGGAGCAGGCCGAAGGGGCAGGGGTTGCTACCGGTAACCGGCGATTCCTCAGCGCTCGACGATCTGCGCGTCCTCGACCTCGCGGGCGAGGAGGCGGTGTACTGCACGAAGCTCCTGGCGGACCTCGGGGCGGATGTAATCCGCGTCGAACCGCCGGGCGGTTCGCCGATCCGCCGCCTCGGCCCCTTCGTGGGCGATATCCGCGACCCTGAGCGCAGCATCCAGCATCTCTACTTCAACACCAGCAAGCGCGGCGTGACCCTGGACATCGCGAAGCCAGAGGGTCGAGAGCTTTTCCTAAAGCTCGCCGCCAGTGCCGACGTCATCGTGGAGAGCTTCAAGCCCGGCTTCCTGGCGTCCCTGGGCCTCGGATATGACGACCTCACGCGCGTGAAGCCGGACATCATCCTGACCTCCGTGACCGGCTTCGGGCAGACTGGCCCGCACTCCGGCTGGGAGTGGAGCGACCTCATCGACGTCGCGATGTCCGGGATCCTCACGCTTTCGGGCTTCGTAGACGCGCCGCCGTATCGGCCCTATCCGAGCCAGGCCTACTACTGCGCCGGCGTCGAAGCGGCCATCGGCACGTTGCTGGCGGTGACGGCCCGTGACCTCCAGGGTGAAGGGCAATGGGTCGACGTCAGCATCCAGGAGTCGCTTTCGATGGCGCAGGAGACGGCGATGCAGACGTGGGACTTCCTCCACCGCGCCCGGCGCCGCGTTGGCGGCGCCGAACAGGCGATACGTCTTGGCGGGCTGCAAGAGGTGGCGGACGGCTACGTCTTCTCGATGATCGGCCTTGCCGGCGCCGGCGCGCCCCTGGCCGCATTCGTGGAGTGGCTGGTGGAGGAGGGCGCCGCTGGCGACCTCGTCGAGTCCGGCGTGCTGGCGGACCTCAAAGAGGTCGCTTCTGCTGGCCGTGGCATGGCGCGCGACCCGGCGGTCATGCAGAGGATGCAGGGCCACATCGGCAAGGTCGCCGACCAGGCGAAGGTGTTCTTGAAGTCCCGCCGCAAGACGGAGATCTACGTGCGGGGCCAACAGCACGGCTTCCTGATCGGGGCGGCGAACGACCCGAAGGACATCGTCGAGAGCGAGCAGCTGATCGCGCGGGGCTGGTTCCAGGAGGTGCCGCACCCCGAACTCGGCATGACGATCAAGTTCCCCGGCGTCCCCTACCACCTCAGCGACTGCCCGGCGCGCGTACGCCGCCGCGCGCCACTGGTGGGTGAGCACAACGCAGAGGTCTACGGAGAGATTGGCGTGGGAGCCGGGGAGCTGGCTGCGCTGAAGGCGCGAGGGGTCGTGTGATGGCCGGGCGAACGCGTGGAGCCACTTCGGCCGCGCTCCGAGCGGCCGCGTGGCATTTGTCGGGGCGAGGGGCGTCATGAAGCCGCCGCTCGAGGGCATCCGTGTGGCGGACTTTTCGTGGTACGGGGCGGGCCCGATCGGCACGCAGACCCTGGCCTGGTACGGCGCGGAGGTCATCCGCGTCGAGTCGGAGGCGCGCGTGGACGGGCTGCGCACGACGCAGCCGGCGCCGCCGGGCAAGACCGGCTACAACGTGAGCGGCTACTACAACAACTTCAACTCGAACAAGCTCTCGTTCACGCTGAACATGTCGAAGCCGGGTGCGCGGGACATCGCCCTCCGCCTGATCGCGAAGAGCGACGTTGTGGTGGAGAACTACCAGGCCGGCGTCTTCGAGAAATGGGGCTTGAGCTACGAGGCGATGACGGCGGTGAAGCCGGACATCATCTTCGTGCGTCAGCCGGTGGCGGGCACGACGGGCCCGCATCGCGAGTTCTCTGCCTTCGGGGCCGTCATGACGCCGATAACCGGCCTCAGCCACCTTTCAGGCTACCCCGACCGCCCGCCGATCGGCGTCGGCACCAACTACCCCGACTACGTGATCAACCCGGGCCACCAGACGATAGCCGTCCTGGCGGCGCTGCGGCATCGCCGGCGGACGGGGCGGGGCCAGTACATCGAGATCGCTCAGCTCGAGTCGACGATGGCGGTGGTCGGGCCGGCGATCATCGATTACACGGCAAACGGCCGCGTCCAGACGCGCCAGGGCAACCGCCAGGAGAACGCGGCGCCGCATGGCGTTTTCCCCTGCCGGCCCAGGCCGACCACGCCTCCCATCGAAGGTGCGCCGCTGCCGCTGGGGATGACGCAGCCGCCGCCGGAAGAGGACCGCTGGATCGCTATCGCCGTGTTCACGGACGAGCAGTGGCGGGCGCTGAGGAAGGTCATGGGCGAGCCGGCCTGGGCGGCCGAACCGCGCTTCAGCACGCTCGAGGGGCGCAAGGCGAACGAGGACGAATTGGAACGCCTGGTGGCTGATTGGAGCCGTGACCAGGTGGCCGAGGAGTTGATGGAGCGCCTGCAGGCCGCCGGCGTGCCCGCGGGCGTCGTGCAGACCTCCGAGGACGTGCTGGACCACGATGAGCATCTGAAGGCGCGCGGCTATTACGTCTACCTGGACCACCTCGAGACCGGCCGCGCTGCCTACGACGGCTCCCCCTTCAAGATGTCGAAGACTCCTGGCGGCCCGGTGAGGCCGGCGCCGCTGCTCGGCGAGCACACG
This is a stretch of genomic DNA from Dehalococcoidia bacterium. It encodes these proteins:
- a CDS encoding CoA transferase, with amino-acid sequence MLPVTGDSSALDDLRVLDLAGEEAVYCTKLLADLGADVIRVEPPGGSPIRRLGPFVGDIRDPERSIQHLYFNTSKRGVTLDIAKPEGRELFLKLAASADVIVESFKPGFLASLGLGYDDLTRVKPDIILTSVTGFGQTGPHSGWEWSDLIDVAMSGILTLSGFVDAPPYRPYPSQAYYCAGVEAAIGTLLAVTARDLQGEGQWVDVSIQESLSMAQETAMQTWDFLHRARRRVGGAEQAIRLGGLQEVADGYVFSMIGLAGAGAPLAAFVEWLVEEGAAGDLVESGVLADLKEVASAGRGMARDPAVMQRMQGHIGKVADQAKVFLKSRRKTEIYVRGQQHGFLIGAANDPKDIVESEQLIARGWFQEVPHPELGMTIKFPGVPYHLSDCPARVRRRAPLVGEHNAEVYGEIGVGAGELAALKARGVV
- a CDS encoding CoA transferase translates to MKPPLEGIRVADFSWYGAGPIGTQTLAWYGAEVIRVESEARVDGLRTTQPAPPGKTGYNVSGYYNNFNSNKLSFTLNMSKPGARDIALRLIAKSDVVVENYQAGVFEKWGLSYEAMTAVKPDIIFVRQPVAGTTGPHREFSAFGAVMTPITGLSHLSGYPDRPPIGVGTNYPDYVINPGHQTIAVLAALRHRRRTGRGQYIEIAQLESTMAVVGPAIIDYTANGRVQTRQGNRQENAAPHGVFPCRPRPTTPPIEGAPLPLGMTQPPPEEDRWIAIAVFTDEQWRALRKVMGEPAWAAEPRFSTLEGRKANEDELERLVADWSRDQVAEELMERLQAAGVPAGVVQTSEDVLDHDEHLKARGYYVYLDHLETGRAAYDGSPFKMSKTPGGPVRPAPLLGEHTMYVAKEIIGLSDEEIADLVADQVLY